The proteins below come from a single Ovis aries strain OAR_USU_Benz2616 breed Rambouillet chromosome 18, ARS-UI_Ramb_v3.0, whole genome shotgun sequence genomic window:
- the ST8SIA2 gene encoding alpha-2,8-sialyltransferase 8B has product MQLQFRSWMLAALTLLVVFLIFADISEIEEEIGNSGGRGTIRSAVNSLHSKSNRAEVVINGSSSPAVVDRSNETIKHNIQPASAKWRHNQTLSLRIRKQILKFLDAEKDISVLKGTLKPGDIIHYIFDRDSTMNVSQNLYELLPRTSPLKNKHFGTCAIVGNSGVLLNSGCGQEIDTHSFVIRCNLAPVQEYARDVGLKTDLVTMNPSVVQRAFEDLVNATWREKLLQRLHSLNGSILWIPAFMARGGKQRVEWVNELILKHHVNVRTAYPSLRLLHAVRGYWLTNKVHIKRPTTGLLMYTLATRFCSQIYLYGFWPFPLDQNQNPVKYHYYDSLKYGYTSQASPHTMPLEFKALKSLHEQGALKLTVGQCDGAT; this is encoded by the exons GAATTCTGGAGGCAGAGGTACAATCAGATCAGCTGTGAACAGCTTACATAGCAAATCTAATAG AGCTGAAGTTGTGATAAATGGCTCCTCATCGCCAGCTGTTGTTGACAGAAGTAATGAAACCATTAAGCACAACATCCAGCCAGCCTCGGCCAAATGGAGACACAACCAGACGCTCTCTCTGAGGATCAG GAAGCAAATCTTAAAGTTCTTGGATGCTGAAAAGGACATTTCTGTCCTCAAGGGGACCCTGAAACCTGGAGACATTATTCATTACATCTTCGACCGAGACAGCACAATGAACGTGTCCCAGAACCTCTACGAGCTTCTCCCCAGAACGTCTCCACTGAAAAATAAGCACTTTGGGACGTGTGCCATCGTGGGCAACTCTGGGGTCTTGCTGAACAGCGGCTGCGGGCAGGAGATTGACACCCACAGCTTCGTCATCAG GTGCAACCTGGCCCCCGTGCAGGAGTATGCCCGGGATGTGGGGCTCAAGACCGACCTGGTGACCATGAACCCCTCCGTCGTCCAGCGGGCCTTCGAGGACTTGGTCAACGCCACATGGCGGGAGAAGCTGCTGCAGCGGCTGCATAGCCTCAACGGCAGTATCCTGTGGATCCCCGCCTTCATGGCCAGGGGTGGCAAGCAGCGGGTCGAGTGGGTCAACGAGCTCATCTTGAAGCACCACGTCAACGTGCGGACTGCATACCCTTCTCTGCGCCTGCTGCACGCCGTCCGCGG ATACTGGTTGACTAACAAAGTTCACATCAAAAGACCCACCACGGGCCTCCTGATGTACACCCTGGCCACGCGTTTCTGCAGCCAGATCTACCTCTACGGCTTCTGGCCCTTTCCGCTGGATCAGAACCAGAACCCTGTCAAGTACCACTACTACGACAGCCTCAAGTACGGCTACACCTCCCAGGCCAGCCCCCACACCATGCCCCTGGAGTTCAAGGCCCTGAAGAGCCTCCACGAGCAGGGGGCTTTGAAACTGACTGTCGGCCAGTGCGACGGGGCCACGTAA